The following coding sequences lie in one Phycicoccus duodecadis genomic window:
- a CDS encoding LamB/YcsF family protein, which yields MSLVIDLNADLGESFGTWVLGDDDAMLGVVTSANVACGFHAGDPTTLRRTVARAAERGVVVGAQVGYRDLAGFGRRRMDVAPEDLTADVLYQLGALEAMCRVAGTRVAYVKPHGALYTTAAVDESQARAVVDAVAAYDATLPLLGLPGSVLLRVAGERGLTPVGEAFADRGYDADGRLVARSAPGALLHDPAEVAARVVRMAREGVVKAVDGTEVAVDARSVCVHGDTPGAVGLAAAVRTALADAGVALEAFARP from the coding sequence GTGAGCCTCGTCATCGACCTCAACGCCGACCTCGGCGAGTCCTTCGGCACCTGGGTGCTGGGCGACGACGACGCGATGCTCGGGGTCGTCACGAGCGCCAACGTCGCGTGCGGCTTCCACGCCGGCGACCCGACCACGTTGCGGCGCACCGTCGCCCGCGCGGCCGAGCGCGGCGTGGTCGTCGGCGCCCAGGTCGGCTACCGCGACCTCGCGGGCTTCGGCCGGCGCCGGATGGACGTCGCGCCCGAGGACCTCACCGCCGACGTGCTCTACCAGCTGGGCGCCCTCGAGGCGATGTGCCGGGTCGCCGGCACCCGCGTCGCCTACGTGAAGCCGCACGGCGCGCTGTACACGACGGCCGCCGTCGACGAGAGCCAGGCCCGGGCGGTGGTGGATGCCGTCGCCGCCTACGACGCGACCCTGCCCCTGCTCGGGCTGCCGGGCTCGGTGCTGCTGCGGGTGGCCGGCGAGCGGGGGTTGACCCCGGTCGGCGAGGCGTTCGCCGACCGGGGGTACGACGCCGACGGCCGGCTCGTCGCGCGGTCGGCCCCGGGCGCCCTGCTGCACGACCCCGCCGAGGTCGCCGCACGGGTCGTGCGGATGGCGCGCGAGGGGGTCGTCAAGGCGGTCGACGGTACCGAGGTCGCGGTCGACGCCCGCTCGGTCTGCGTGCACGGCGACACCCCGGGCGCGGTGGGGCTGGCGGCGGCGGTGCGCACGGCCCTGGCCGACGCCGGGGTCGCGCTCGAGGCCTTCGCCCGGCCGTGA
- a CDS encoding cold-shock protein, with product MATGTVKWFNAEKGFGFIAPDDGSADVFAHYSAINSSGYRSLDENAKVEYETQQGPKGPQAANITVL from the coding sequence ATGGCTACTGGCACCGTGAAGTGGTTCAACGCCGAGAAGGGCTTCGGCTTCATCGCCCCCGACGACGGCTCCGCCGACGTCTTCGCCCACTACTCGGCCATCAACTCCAGCGGGTACCGCTCGCTCGACGAGAACGCCAAGGTCGAGTACGAGACCCAGCAGGGCCCCAAGGGTCCCCAGGCCGCGAACATCACCGTTCTCTGA
- a CDS encoding DUF5914 domain-containing protein: protein MSLLRTDRSWRAEVRGRVPVRYLPQTTPDHLRGTWREARPARIDAALAAAQRRPTHGWLVAGASGEVPARRSVVRTVAGREVVLWRDAGGALLAGPGACPHLGARLHDCDVVDGTVLCRWHGMPLGRDSEPPWATYAAYDDGVLVWVRLGPVEEGAEPTDRPVLAARPAPDGAIASVISLAATCEPRDIVANRLDPWHGAWLHPYAFSDLRVDDAASSDDRLVLDVAYRLGRTFAVPVRAEFTCPDSHTIVMTITGGEGTGSVVETHATPLTAPGAHPARTVMTEAIVATSDRVGFGVARRVASLVKVGMRASAVQLWADDLMYAERRYALRRGAVG, encoded by the coding sequence GTGAGCCTCCTCCGGACCGACCGCTCCTGGCGCGCGGAGGTCCGCGGCCGGGTGCCGGTCCGCTACCTCCCGCAGACCACGCCCGACCACCTGCGCGGGACCTGGCGCGAGGCCCGGCCCGCCCGGATCGACGCCGCCCTGGCCGCGGCGCAGCGCCGCCCCACCCACGGCTGGCTGGTGGCCGGCGCCTCGGGCGAGGTCCCGGCCCGGCGCTCGGTGGTGCGCACCGTCGCCGGCCGCGAGGTCGTGCTCTGGCGGGATGCCGGGGGCGCGCTCCTCGCCGGGCCCGGCGCCTGCCCGCACCTCGGGGCGCGCCTGCACGACTGCGACGTGGTCGACGGCACGGTGCTGTGCCGCTGGCACGGGATGCCGCTGGGCCGCGACTCCGAGCCGCCCTGGGCCACCTATGCCGCGTACGACGACGGCGTGCTGGTCTGGGTGCGCCTCGGCCCGGTCGAGGAGGGTGCCGAGCCCACCGACCGGCCCGTCCTGGCCGCCCGTCCCGCCCCGGACGGCGCCATCGCGTCGGTGATCTCGCTGGCCGCCACCTGCGAGCCGCGCGACATCGTGGCCAACCGCCTCGACCCCTGGCACGGCGCGTGGCTGCATCCCTACGCCTTCAGCGATCTGCGGGTCGACGACGCCGCCTCCAGCGACGACCGGCTCGTGCTGGACGTCGCCTACCGGCTGGGGCGCACCTTCGCGGTGCCGGTGCGGGCCGAGTTCACCTGCCCCGACTCGCACACCATCGTCATGACCATCACCGGCGGCGAGGGCACCGGCAGCGTCGTCGAGACGCACGCGACGCCGCTGACCGCACCCGGCGCCCATCCCGCCCGCACCGTGATGACCGAGGCGATCGTCGCGACCTCCGACCGGGTCGGCTTCGGGGTCGCCCGGCGGGTGGCGTCGCTGGTGAAGGTGGGGATGCGGGCCTCGGCCGTGCAGCTGTGGGCCGACGACCTGATGTACGCCGAGCGGCGCTACGCGCTGCGGCGGGGCGCCGTCGGCTGA
- a CDS encoding 5-oxoprolinase subunit B family protein: MTGILVRLLPAGERALLVEVAAPEVGRADGEGDGASEIGAVLALDATFRACAAAGAGPWAAVRDVVPAARTVLLHVTEGGRLDALAADVRRLAAGLEPSPGALAAGSPGRPVLEIAVRYDGPDLDEVAHLTGMAAEEVVAAHTGSPWRVAFGGFAPGFAYLVGGDPRLAVPRRGAPRPSVPAGAVGLAGGYSGVYPRASPGGWQLIGTTDAALWDERRDPPALLRPGAVVRFTAAGPERARP, from the coding sequence GTGACCGGCATCCTGGTGCGGCTGCTGCCCGCCGGCGAGCGCGCGCTGCTCGTCGAGGTCGCCGCGCCCGAGGTCGGCCGGGCCGATGGCGAGGGGGACGGCGCGTCGGAGATCGGCGCCGTGCTCGCCCTCGACGCCACCTTCCGCGCCTGCGCCGCCGCCGGTGCGGGCCCCTGGGCCGCGGTGCGCGACGTCGTCCCGGCCGCCCGGACGGTGCTGCTCCACGTCACGGAGGGCGGCCGCCTCGACGCCCTCGCGGCCGACGTGCGCCGGCTGGCCGCCGGGCTCGAGCCGTCGCCGGGTGCGCTCGCCGCCGGCTCCCCCGGGCGACCGGTGCTCGAGATCGCCGTCCGCTACGACGGCCCGGACCTCGACGAGGTCGCCCACCTCACCGGGATGGCGGCCGAGGAGGTGGTGGCCGCCCACACGGGCTCCCCGTGGCGGGTGGCCTTCGGCGGCTTCGCCCCGGGCTTCGCCTACCTCGTGGGCGGCGACCCCCGGCTGGCCGTGCCCCGCCGGGGCGCACCCCGCCCGTCGGTCCCGGCCGGGGCGGTGGGCCTGGCCGGTGGCTACTCCGGGGTCTACCCGCGCGCCTCGCCGGGTGGCTGGCAGCTGATCGGCACGACCGACGCGGCGCTCTGGGACGAGCGGCGTGACCCCCCGGCCCTGCTGCGCCCGGGCGCCGTCGTCCGGTTCACGGCGGCCGGTCCAGAGCGGGCGCGACCGTGA
- a CDS encoding biotin-dependent carboxyltransferase family protein produces MTPALEVVRTGPLTLVQDAGRPGYAAVGVGRAGAADRGAYRLGARLVGHGEDLAALEVTLGGLTVRARGRIMVALTGAPAPATLDGRPVAHHALIDVPHGGLLSLAPPPVGLRTYLAVRGGIDVEPVLGSRSTDTLSGVGPPRVAPGDVLPVGRAPSTFPQVDAVAHRPPSPGPVRLAVLPGPRTAWVGGLGPLVAPAWVVGTDSNRIGLRLSDPRGAGVARVDRWRDAELASEGMVRGAVQLPPGGEPVIFLADHPVTGGYPVVAVLTEAASDRAAQLRPGDTVRLVVAPTAG; encoded by the coding sequence GTGACGCCCGCGCTCGAGGTCGTGCGCACCGGCCCGCTCACCCTCGTGCAGGACGCCGGGCGGCCGGGCTACGCCGCCGTGGGTGTCGGTCGCGCGGGCGCGGCCGACCGGGGCGCGTACCGCCTGGGCGCGCGCCTGGTGGGCCACGGTGAGGACCTGGCCGCTCTGGAGGTCACCCTGGGTGGACTGACGGTCCGGGCTCGCGGGCGGATCATGGTGGCGCTCACCGGAGCCCCGGCACCCGCGACCCTCGACGGCCGGCCGGTGGCCCACCACGCCCTCATCGACGTGCCCCACGGCGGGCTGCTCTCCCTGGCGCCCCCGCCGGTCGGGCTGCGCACCTACCTCGCCGTCCGCGGCGGCATCGACGTCGAGCCGGTCCTCGGGTCGCGTTCCACCGACACCCTCTCGGGGGTGGGGCCGCCCCGCGTGGCACCCGGCGACGTCCTGCCGGTCGGGCGTGCCCCCTCGACCTTCCCGCAGGTGGATGCCGTCGCGCACCGGCCGCCGTCCCCCGGGCCGGTCCGCCTCGCGGTCCTTCCCGGACCACGCACCGCCTGGGTCGGCGGCCTCGGACCTCTCGTCGCTCCGGCCTGGGTCGTCGGGACCGACAGCAACCGGATCGGCCTGCGGCTCAGCGATCCCCGCGGAGCCGGCGTCGCGCGTGTCGACCGATGGCGTGACGCCGAGCTGGCCAGCGAGGGGATGGTCCGCGGCGCCGTGCAGCTGCCGCCCGGCGGTGAGCCCGTGATCTTCCTGGCCGACCACCCGGTCACCGGCGGCTATCCCGTCGTGGCGGTGCTCACCGAGGCCGCCTCCGACCGCGCGGCCCAGCTGCGCCCGGGCGACACCGTCCGCCTGGTCGTGGCGCCGACCGCTGGCTGA
- a CDS encoding TIGR03086 family metal-binding protein has product MNGRPAGLRPRVDVELLERAVGWTRGALAGVADDEAGRPTPCAGWVLTDLLVHMVDTLEVVTELSLGRMARVGPSPASTRPSVLADHLSVLGCALLEGWLRGPPPGPLAVGEGRIEPEVAVEVSALEIAVHGWDVARARGLATPLPPLLAAALLPVAVRRVPRVGRGGRFAPPVTPSATDPASLLLAHLGRA; this is encoded by the coding sequence GTGAACGGGCGGCCCGCCGGCCTCCGGCCCCGGGTCGACGTCGAGCTGCTCGAGCGTGCCGTGGGCTGGACCCGGGGTGCGCTGGCCGGCGTCGCCGACGACGAGGCCGGCCGGCCGACGCCCTGCGCCGGCTGGGTGCTCACCGACCTGCTGGTGCACATGGTCGACACCCTCGAGGTGGTGACCGAGCTGTCGCTCGGGAGGATGGCGCGGGTCGGGCCGTCTCCGGCGTCCACCCGCCCGTCGGTGCTGGCCGACCACCTCTCGGTGCTCGGCTGCGCGCTGCTGGAGGGCTGGCTGCGCGGGCCGCCGCCGGGGCCGTTGGCCGTCGGGGAGGGACGCATCGAGCCGGAGGTGGCGGTGGAGGTGTCGGCCCTCGAGATCGCGGTGCACGGCTGGGACGTGGCCCGCGCGCGTGGGCTGGCGACGCCGCTCCCCCCACTGCTGGCGGCGGCCCTGCTGCCGGTGGCCGTGCGACGGGTGCCGCGGGTCGGCCGCGGAGGGCGCTTCGCCCCGCCGGTCACGCCCTCGGCCACCGACCCGGCCTCGTTGCTGCTGGCCCACCTCGGGCGCGCGTGA
- a CDS encoding DNA glycosylase AlkZ-like family protein, translating to MSAAAEVSVAWERALAWRLGRQLLDPVGSASAADVVRRLGAVPSMDESLAELAVRTRCTRSRPGELAAALAAGAVVKVFAFRGAVHYLSAEDGGMYLALRAAGRQWERTSWVEYYGLTPHAWPDFRAAVREALTAGPLTVGELGEALAAHPEYRHLLPVFDAGAGTLVKPLTWQGDMGFGAPRDGRPTFRRLDTNPHWRGIPPLEEAGPRAVEAYLRAYGPAPRENLHHWLADGLSAGTRRIHGWLAGLADRVVEVDVEGTPALLLRDDVDDLLATEPSDAVRLLPGHDAWVMGPGTGDEHVVPPARREAMTRKANPVLEGGVVRGTWTRRGDEVTVAWLDDRPRPDAAIAREVERLAGILGEG from the coding sequence ATGAGCGCAGCCGCCGAGGTGTCCGTCGCGTGGGAGCGGGCGCTGGCGTGGCGGCTCGGGCGGCAGCTGCTCGACCCGGTGGGGTCCGCGTCGGCGGCCGACGTGGTGCGCCGGCTGGGAGCGGTTCCCTCGATGGACGAGTCCCTGGCCGAGCTGGCGGTGCGGACCCGCTGCACCAGGTCGCGCCCCGGCGAGCTGGCGGCAGCGCTGGCGGCCGGGGCCGTCGTGAAGGTGTTCGCCTTCCGGGGCGCGGTGCACTACCTCTCGGCCGAGGACGGCGGGATGTACCTCGCCCTGCGTGCGGCCGGGCGCCAGTGGGAGCGCACCAGCTGGGTCGAGTACTACGGGCTGACGCCGCACGCCTGGCCCGACTTCCGCGCGGCCGTGCGCGAGGCGCTGACCGCCGGCCCGCTGACGGTCGGCGAGCTGGGCGAGGCGCTGGCGGCGCACCCCGAGTACCGGCACCTGCTGCCGGTGTTCGACGCGGGCGCCGGCACCCTGGTGAAGCCGCTCACCTGGCAGGGCGACATGGGGTTCGGCGCGCCCCGTGACGGGCGGCCGACGTTCCGGCGCCTCGACACGAACCCGCACTGGCGCGGCATCCCGCCGCTGGAGGAGGCCGGGCCGCGGGCGGTCGAGGCGTACCTGCGCGCCTACGGCCCCGCTCCCCGCGAGAACCTCCACCACTGGCTGGCCGACGGGCTCAGCGCCGGGACCCGGCGCATCCACGGCTGGCTGGCCGGGCTGGCCGACCGCGTGGTCGAGGTCGACGTCGAGGGCACGCCCGCACTCCTGCTGCGCGACGACGTGGACGACCTGCTGGCGACCGAGCCGTCGGATGCCGTGCGCCTGCTGCCGGGGCACGATGCCTGGGTGATGGGGCCGGGGACCGGGGACGAGCACGTCGTGCCCCCGGCGCGGCGCGAGGCGATGACCCGCAAGGCCAACCCGGTGCTCGAGGGCGGCGTGGTGCGGGGGACCTGGACCCGGCGCGGGGACGAGGTCACGGTGGCCTGGCTCGACGACCGGCCGAGGCCCGACGCCGCGATCGCGCGGGAGGTCGAGCGGCTGGCCGGCATCCTCGGGGAGGGGTAG
- a CDS encoding PPOX class F420-dependent oxidoreductase: protein MDALLHPLAAAKYVQLTTFRRDGTPVATPVWVAPAGDGSERLVVITVDRTGKTKRLGHTSRVELRACDMRGRVAEGAPTYRGEGVVVRDAAGVAAVRAAMVAKYGLPARFSDLVDAVTSRVGIRRAARAGIVLTVAPEPEPAGA from the coding sequence ATGGACGCCCTCCTCCACCCCCTGGCCGCCGCGAAGTACGTGCAGCTGACGACCTTCCGGCGCGACGGCACCCCCGTCGCGACGCCGGTGTGGGTCGCGCCGGCGGGCGACGGCTCGGAGCGCCTGGTCGTCATCACCGTGGACCGGACGGGCAAGACCAAGCGGCTGGGGCACACGTCGCGCGTGGAGCTGCGCGCGTGCGACATGCGTGGGCGGGTGGCCGAGGGGGCGCCGACCTACCGCGGCGAGGGCGTCGTGGTACGGGATGCCGCCGGGGTGGCGGCTGTCCGAGCGGCGATGGTCGCCAAGTACGGGCTGCCGGCGCGCTTCTCGGACCTGGTCGACGCGGTGACCTCGCGCGTCGGCATCCGGCGGGCGGCGCGGGCCGGCATCGTGCTCACCGTCGCGCCCGAGCCTGAGCCCGCCGGCGCCTGA
- a CDS encoding FAD-dependent oxidoreductase: MTPPPWMPWPGTPRFVPGRDRRAVFHPPPAPATQDGPAEQRHVVVVGGGIAGLTAALGLAERGVRVTLLERGERLGGRVASWPVTLPDGSPSQMSRGFHAFFRQYYNLRAVLRRTDPTLARLRPLADYPLVREGGASDSFAGIPRTPPLNLAAFVARSPSFGLAGLRGVDVEQALGMLDVDFPATFAALDGVSAAEVLDRLHFPEEARHLALEVFARSFFAAPEEFSGAELLAMLHLYFVGSAEGLLFDVPRDDYDTTLWGPLGRHLHGLGVEVAVGREVTAVLESAGGRLAVHHRAAAGGDPGRGVDADAVVLALDPVGLREVVAGSPRLGGTDDAGLGWRERVAGVRSAPAFAVWRLWLDGRVGADRPPFLGTSGYGPLDNVSVLERFEDHAAAWADAHHGSVVELHAYAVPDGTTEDDLRARLLDALHRVYPETAALTAVHDEWLVERDCVLVGLEPWASRPGVVTPDPRLVLAGDAVRCDLPVALMERAATTGWLAADALLTGWGLPGHGVWSVPTGPRLGRLPALARHGIRRYRAARPA, translated from the coding sequence GTGACGCCCCCGCCCTGGATGCCGTGGCCCGGGACGCCGCGGTTCGTGCCGGGGCGCGACCGGCGGGCCGTCTTCCACCCGCCGCCGGCTCCGGCGACCCAGGACGGGCCCGCGGAGCAGCGGCACGTGGTGGTGGTCGGGGGCGGCATCGCCGGGCTCACGGCGGCCCTGGGCCTGGCCGAGCGCGGGGTGCGGGTCACCCTGCTCGAGCGCGGCGAGCGCCTCGGCGGGCGGGTGGCCTCGTGGCCGGTGACGCTGCCCGACGGCAGCCCCTCGCAGATGAGCCGCGGCTTCCATGCGTTCTTCCGGCAGTACTACAACCTGCGTGCGGTGCTGCGGCGCACCGACCCCACCCTGGCCCGGCTGCGGCCGCTGGCCGACTACCCGCTGGTGCGCGAGGGCGGGGCGTCCGACTCGTTCGCCGGCATCCCCCGCACGCCCCCGCTGAACCTGGCCGCCTTCGTGGCGCGCAGCCCCAGCTTCGGCCTCGCCGGGCTGCGCGGCGTCGACGTCGAGCAGGCCCTGGGGATGCTCGACGTCGACTTCCCGGCGACGTTCGCGGCGCTCGACGGGGTGAGCGCGGCCGAGGTGCTCGACCGGCTGCACTTCCCCGAGGAGGCGCGGCACCTGGCCCTGGAGGTCTTCGCCCGCAGCTTCTTCGCGGCGCCCGAGGAGTTCTCGGGGGCCGAGCTGCTGGCGATGCTCCACCTGTACTTCGTGGGGTCGGCCGAGGGGCTGCTGTTCGACGTGCCGCGCGACGACTACGACACGACGCTGTGGGGGCCGCTGGGCCGGCACCTGCACGGGCTCGGGGTCGAGGTGGCCGTGGGGCGCGAGGTCACGGCGGTGCTCGAGAGCGCCGGCGGGAGGCTGGCGGTGCACCACCGCGCGGCCGCGGGGGGCGACCCGGGGCGCGGGGTCGACGCCGACGCCGTGGTGCTGGCGCTCGACCCGGTCGGGCTGCGCGAGGTGGTGGCGGGCTCACCGCGGCTGGGTGGCACCGACGACGCCGGGCTCGGCTGGCGCGAGCGGGTGGCCGGGGTGCGGTCGGCGCCGGCCTTCGCGGTGTGGCGGCTCTGGCTCGACGGGCGGGTGGGCGCCGACCGGCCGCCGTTCCTGGGCACCAGCGGCTACGGGCCGCTCGACAACGTCTCGGTGCTGGAGCGGTTCGAGGACCACGCGGCGGCCTGGGCCGACGCCCACCACGGGTCGGTCGTCGAGCTGCACGCCTACGCGGTGCCCGACGGCACGACCGAGGACGACCTGCGGGCGCGGCTGCTCGACGCGCTGCACCGGGTCTACCCCGAGACGGCCGCCCTCACGGCGGTGCACGACGAGTGGCTGGTCGAGCGTGACTGCGTGCTCGTCGGGCTCGAGCCGTGGGCGTCCCGGCCCGGCGTGGTCACGCCCGACCCGCGGCTGGTGCTCGCCGGCGACGCGGTGCGCTGCGACCTGCCGGTGGCCCTGATGGAGCGCGCCGCGACCACCGGCTGGCTCGCGGCCGACGCCCTGCTCACCGGGTGGGGCCTGCCCGGGCACGGCGTGTGGTCGGTGCCCACCGGCCCCCGGCTCGGGCGCCTGCCCGCGCTGGCGCGCCACGGCATCCGCCGCTACCGGGCCGCCCGCCCCGCCTGA